The following proteins are co-located in the Sphaeramia orbicularis chromosome 24, fSphaOr1.1, whole genome shotgun sequence genome:
- the ccn2a gene encoding CCN family member 2a, which produces MSAGMKKMTLLPLLCILLSHMAAGQECSGQCSCPSTPPQCLPGVSLVLDGCGCCRVCAKQMGELCTEKDVCDPHKGLFCDFGAPINRRIGVCTAREGATCVFGGMVYKSGETFQSSCKYQCTCLDGAVGCVPLCSMDVRLPSPDCPLPRRVKVPGKCCEEWVCDSPYTHTFMGSVLPAYRQEETYGPDPSLMRENCLVQTTEWSACSKTCGLGISTRVTNDNRECRLEKQTRLCMVRPCESQLEQSIRKGKKCIRTPRLSKPMKFEISGCTTTKSYRPKFCGVCLDGRCCTPHRTTTLPMEFKCPDGQVMKKHMMFIKSCACHHNCPGENDIFESMYYKKMMGDMA; this is translated from the exons ATGTCTGCTGGAATGAAGAAAATGACTTTGCTGCCTTTGCTGTGCATCCTGCTCTCACATATG GCTGCAGGTCAGGAGTGCAGCGGCCAGTGTTCGtgcccctccacccccccccagTGTCTCCCAGGGGTGAGCCTGGTGCTGGACGGATGTGGATGCTGCAGGGTGTGCGCCAAGCAGATGGGCGAGCTGTGCACCGAGAAAGACGTCTGTGACCCACACAAAGGCCTGTTCTGTGACTTCGGAGCCCCCATCAACAGACGCATCGGAGTCTGCACAG CTAGAGAAGGAGCCACCTGTGTGTTCGGAGGTATGGTGTACAAAAGTGGAGAGACCTTCCAGAGCAGCTGCAAGTACCAGTGTACCTGTCTGGATGGAGCTGTGGGATGTGTGCCCCTCTGCTCCATGGATGTCCGACTCCCCAGCCCTGACTGCCCCCTTCCAAGACGAGTGAAGGTGCCAGGAAAGTGTTGCGAGGAGTGGGTGTGTGACTCCCCCTACACTCACACCTTCATGGGATCTGTTTTGCCTG CTTACAGACAGGAGGAGACCTATGGCCCAGACCCCTCCTTGATGAGGGAGAACTGCCTGGTTCAGACTACTGAATGGAGCGCCTGCTCAAAGACCTGTGGCCTCGGGATCTCCACCAGAGTCACCAATGATAACCGTGAATGCCGACTGGAGAAACAGACCAGACTGTGCATGGTGCGACCCTGCGAGTCCCAGCTGGAGCAGAGCATCAGG AAAGGGAAAAAGTGCATTCGTACTCCAAGGCTCTCCAAACCTATGAAGTTTGAGATCTCCGGCTGCACCACCACCAAGTCCTACAGACCTAAGTTTTGCGGAGTTTGCCTGGACGGTCGGTGCTGCACCCCTCACAGGACCACCACCCTGCCCATGGAGTTCAAATGCCCCGACGGACAGGTCATGAAGAAGCACATGATGTTCATCAAGTCCTGCGCCTGCCACCACAACTGCCCCGGGGAGAATGACATCTTCGAGTCCATGTATTACAAGAAGATGATGGGAGACATGGCGTGA
- the chga gene encoding chromogranin-A has protein sequence MIGRLFIFTILSNCVLSLPVTSSQLENEDVKVMKCIVEALADVLSRSHPMPVSQECLITLRTDDRLVTILRHHNFLKELQEIAVQGGQQRAQLQGGECVPDHVTESPQTADDSDDRSMVEALGGPGEQSILSQKKRMRNEDEQEERDDSRSDAGSPRDSDVIEEMQVKREDEDDEEESPESHVSESDWSKDKTEKREEGEEEEEEEEEEEEKRGNSDERFGPENMTKDKKGSGSDETRDTTRNLSKEEDEEKDKRSSLFLHRQEEGRQEQEQEQEDEDEDDGGEVKRGGLKRWTKRTKALALKKKGAVKEEVPHHSKEVMDEDEEKKKKKKKKKRGGLRSPEEQELQMIARRAPVERKGLEDEGSGSRKSEPQEPEIESLAAIESELENVAQKLHELRRG, from the exons ATGATCGGCAGACTGTTCATATTCACAATACTATCCAACTGCG TTCTGTCATTGCCAGTGACTTCAAGTCAGCTGGAGAATGAGGACGTAAAG GTGATGAAATGCATTGTGGAGGCCCTGGCAGACGTACTATCGAGATCCCACCCCATGCCTGTCAGTCAGGAGTGTCTGATCACACTGAGGACAG ATGACAGGCTTGTCACTATCCTTCGCCATCATAACTTTCTCAAAGAGCTGCAGGAGATCGCTGTTCAAG GCGGCCAACAGCGAGCTCAGCTGCAAGGAGGCGAGTGTGTTCCTGATCATGTGACAGAAAGTCCTCAGACTGCAGATGATTCTGATG ATCGATCCATGGTGGAGGCTTTAGGAGGCCCCGGTGAACAATCTATACTGTCCcagaagaagaggatgaggaaCGAGGACGAACAGGAAGAAAGGGATGACAGTCGAAGTGATGCAGGGTCACCACGGGACAGTGATGTCATAGAAGAGATGCAGGTGAAGAGggaagatgaagacgatgaagaggAGAGTCCGGAAAGCCACGTCTCTGAGTCTGACTGGAGCAAAGATAAGACTGAAAAGAgggaggaaggagaagaggaggaggaggaagaggaggaagaggaggagaagcgaGGGAACTCAGATGAGAGATTTGGGCCAGAAAACATGACCAAGGATAAGAAAG GTTCTGGATCTGACGAAACGAGAGATACGACAAGGAACCTATCAAAAGAAGAGGACGAGGAGAAAGATAAGAGGTCGTCACTATTTTTACACAGACAAGAGGAGGGCaggcaggagcaggagcaggagcaggaggatgaggatgaggatgacgGAGGGGAGGTGAAGAGAGGGGGCTTAAAGCGCTGGACCAAGAGGACCAAAGCGTTAGCGCTGAAGAAGAAAGGGGCGGTGAAGGAGGAAGTGCCACATCATTCGAAGGAGGTCATGGATGAAGacgaagagaagaagaagaagaagaagaagaagaagagaggaggtcTGAGGAGTCCAGAGGAGCAGGAGCTGCAGATGATCGCACGGAGGGCACCTGTGGAGAGGAAGGGGCTGGAGGACGAGGGCAGCGGCAGCAGGAAGTCTGAG CCACAGGAGCCGGAGATTGAAAGTCTGGCAGCCATCGAGTCAGAGCTTGAAAACGTTGCCCAGAAACTCCATGAGCTGCGACGAGGCTGA
- the LOC115415289 gene encoding phospholipase B1, membrane-associated-like, with product MSPSPSVPSSVEFVKAADIKVVSALGDSLTTAIGANATTVLGIPIEFRHVSWSIGGYGTFEDVITLANIIKLFNPNLLGAAPGKTVHGMQAHISETGFNLAVTGHNTFNLPGQTRHLIDTLRGYEGLNFEEDWKLLTILMGMNDICDYCKDKALFSVDNFIHYMTMSLEMLMNEVPRMIVNVVQILPMETLREVQKPTPGCLLQRSFCSCLIEPVAKSPELRELVEVNLEFQKRLEELLYSDRFFRKDFAVVLQPFLKDADPPRLPSGKIDMTFFTHDCFHFTIKGHEELAKGLWNNMFQPQGGKMIVSSFSDPISLICPPAEHPYIFTRPVAARSGQPCLCSDVLSQKTLFLVLMLLVGFEHLGLM from the exons TTGAATTCGTGAAAGCGGCCGATATCAAAGTCGTCTCAGCCTTAGGGGATTCTCTGACG ACAGCCATAGGCGCCAACGCCACCACTGTCCTTGGGATCCCTATTGAGTTTCGTCACGTGTCCTGGAG CATCGGAGGCTATGGGACATTTGAAGATGTCATTACTTTGGCAA ATATTATCAAGCTGTTTAACCCTAATCTTCTGGGCGCTGCTCCTGGTAAGACCGTTCATGGGATGCAGGCTCATATCAGTGAAACCGGCTTCAACCTGGCTGTGACTGGACACAACACCTT CAATCTGCCTGGCCAGACGAGGCATTTGATCGACACACTCCGAGGTTATGAG ggtctaaactttgaggaGGACTGGAAGCTTCTGACCATCCTCATGGGCATGAATGACATCTGTGACTACTGCAAAGATaaa GCTTTGTTTTCAGTGGATAATTTCATTCATTACATGACCATGTCCCTGGAGATGCTTATGAACGAg GTTCCTCGAATGATCGTTAACGTTGTTCAGATCCTGCCCATGGAGACTCTGAGGGAGGTGCAGAAACCCACCCCGGGGTGCCTGCTCCAGCG gTCTTTCTGTTCATGTCTGATAGAGCCAGTAGCGAAGTCTCCTGAACTGCGAGAGCTGGTGGAAGTCAACTTGGAGTTTCAG AAAAGACTGGAGGAGCTTCTCTACAGTGATCGTTTCTTCAGGAAGGACTTTGCCGTTGTTCTTCAACCCTTTCTGAAGGACGCTGACCCTCCTCGCCTGCCG AGTGGAAAGATTGATATGACCTTCTTCACTCACGACTGCTTCCACTTCACCATAAAGGGACATGAAGAGCTGGCCAAAGGACTGTGGAACAACATG TTTCAGCCTCAGGGAGGAAAGATGATTGTGAGCAGTTTCTCCGACCCCATCAGTCTCATCTGTCCTCCTGCG GAACATCCTTACATCTTCACCCGACCGGTCGCTGCCCGGTCAGGTCAGCCCTGCCTCTGCTCTGATGTTCTGTCACAGAAAACCCTCTTCCTGGTGCTCATGCTCCTTGTAGGTTTTGAACATCTTGGACTAATGTAG